A segment of the Acidimicrobiales bacterium genome:
GTGGTGGACGACCGCGGGCTGCTCCACCAGGCGGGCTTCGGGCCCGCGATCGAGCGCCATGTCGCGGCGCTGTCGCCCGAGCTGCCGGCGGGGCTGTACCCACTCGCCCACCCGTCGTGGGACCAGGAACCGCTGCGGGCGCCGGCGCTGCGCGTGACGCACGCGGACGGCGCCACCACCACGCACCTTCGGGTGGAGCACGTCGAGACGGTCGACGAACCGGGCGGCTCCGGTGGTGCCGGGGGCGAGGCTGGAAGTAGCCCCGGGCTCACCATCGTGCTGGTCGACGACGGCCGACCGCTCGAGGTCCGGCTGCACTTCCGACCCGAGCCGCACGGGGTGCTGCGCCAGTGGGTCGAGGTCGTGAACCGCCAGGACCGTCCCGTCACGCTGCACGAGGTCGCGGCGGCGGCCCCGCTGCTGCGCGACAGCGGCGCCCACCTGACGCACTTCGGCGGCGACTGGGCAGCCGAGTGGACCCCCACCTGGGAGCCCGTCACCCTCGGCACCCGGCTGTTGGAGTCACGCGGCGGGGTGCGGCCCCACTTGCAGCGCAGCCCGTTCTTCCTGCTGGCGCCCGATGGCCCGGCCACCGAGATCACCGGCACCGTGGTGGCCGGGATGCTGGCCTGGGGCGGCAACGTGCGCTTCGGGTTCGAGCGTTCGGCCCACCCCGTCGTGCGGGTGTGGTGCGGGCACAACCCGTTCGCCGCCGAGTACGTCCTCGACCCCGGCGAAGTGTTCACCACGCCGGAGATGTGCTGGGCGTGGTCGACCGAAGGGGTCGGCCCGCTGAGCCGCCGCCTGCACCGGTGGGCCCGCGAGCGTGTGGTGCGTGACGGCGACACCGTCCGCCCGATCGTCGTGAACAACTGGGAAGCCACCGGGTTCGCGTTCGACGAGCAGCGGCTGGTCGACCTCGTCGACGACACCAGCGACTTGGGTGCCGAGTTGTTCCTCCTCGATGACGGTTGGTTCGGTGACGCACACCCGCGCGACGACGACGACGCCGGCCTCGGCGACTGGACCGTCGACCCGGGCAAGCTGCCCAACGGGCTCACCCCGGTGGCCGAGCGGGCACGCGAACGTGGGGTGCGCTTCGGGCTGTGGCTGGAGCCGGAGATGGTGAACCCGGGATCGTCGTGCTACGAACACCATCCCGACTGGGTGGTCGGCCAGCCGGGGCGGCCGCGCCGCGAGGAGCGCCAGCAGCTCGTCCTCGACGTGCTGCAACCCGAGGTGGCTGACTTCGTGGCGGGCGTGTTCGACCGCACCCTCGAGGCGACCCCCGGCATCACGTACGTGAAGTGGGATGCCAACCGGGCGATGACCGATGCCGGATCGCCCATGCTCGGCGCGGATCGGCAGTCGAACTTCTGGGTGGACCACGCCCGGGCCACCTGGGATGTGATGGCCACCGTGGCCACACGTCACCCCGATCTCACGCTGATGCTGTGCGCGTCGGGCGGCGGGCGGGTCGACGTCGGCACCATGCGGTGGTTCCACGAGGTGTGGTTGTCGGACAACACCGACCCGCTCGACCGGGTACGGATGCAGTGGGCCGCGTCGCACTTCTTGCCGGCGCTGGCCGTGGGTGCACACGTGACCCGTTGGGGTGGCCGGCCGGTCGCGTTCGGCTGCGCCGTGGCGATGAGCGCCCGCTTCGGGTTCGACCTCGACACCCGTGCGCTCACGCCGCACGAGCGGGAGGTGTGCCGGCGCGCTGTCGGCGTCTACCGCCGAGTCCGGCCGCTCGTGCAGCACGGCGACCTGTACCGGCTGGTGTCGCCGTTCGAGGGTGACGCAGACCGCGCGGCGTTGGCCTACCTGGCCCCCGACCGATCCGCGGCCGTCGTGTTCGCCTACCAACTCACGGCGCGGGCGGGCGCCGCCGACGCAGGCGCAGCGCTCGACCCGTCGCACGCGGGCGGCCTCGACGCGTTGCACGTGGACGGCCTCGACCCCGACCGCGACTACGCCGTGACGGAGATCGACCTCGCGGCCGGCGACACCGATCGCGGCGTCACCACGGGCGCCGCGCTGGCCGGTAGCGGCCTCGCCTGGCCACTCACCTCGGCCACCACCGCCCGGATCTGGCACCTCCGCCCACCCACCTGACGTCCTGTCCTGTCCCCGCGGCCGCACCCGGTACCCGAACTGGGGGGGATTCCGGTCGCCCCAACGACCACGTCCCCACCCACTACGGGGTCTGGTGGGGGGCGACGGGGGCGGGGGCGGCGGGGTGTCAGGCGTAGAGGGCTTCGAGCCACCAACTGCCGTGCTCGCGGGCCACGAGGTAGGCGCCTGTGGGGGTGACCACCTGGAGGCGGGCACGGCGACGATGGTGCTCAGGGTCCCACCAGCGCTCGTCGGTCGGCCACGGGCCCGCCCACGCGGTGACCGGCTGGGACCGTCGGCCGCGCCACACCTCCGCCGGCGGCGCGCTGAGCTGCCCGCGCCCGTCGACCGCCACCTCGCGGCCCGTGACGTCGCACACTTCGATCGCCTCACGCTGTGCCGTGGCGGCAGCCGCCGCAGGAGTGGGCGGCGGCATCCGCCCGGGCCACGGGAGCGCGTGGGATGGGGTGGTGGCTCGGCGCTGCTCGCGCAGCTCGACTGCCACCGCCGGCACCAGACGGACCTGTCGTTCGGGGTCGCG
Coding sequences within it:
- a CDS encoding alpha-galactosidase; the protein is MQTTTVHSGGDGYAFVVDDRGLLHQAGFGPAIERHVAALSPELPAGLYPLAHPSWDQEPLRAPALRVTHADGATTTHLRVEHVETVDEPGGSGGAGGEAGSSPGLTIVLVDDGRPLEVRLHFRPEPHGVLRQWVEVVNRQDRPVTLHEVAAAAPLLRDSGAHLTHFGGDWAAEWTPTWEPVTLGTRLLESRGGVRPHLQRSPFFLLAPDGPATEITGTVVAGMLAWGGNVRFGFERSAHPVVRVWCGHNPFAAEYVLDPGEVFTTPEMCWAWSTEGVGPLSRRLHRWARERVVRDGDTVRPIVVNNWEATGFAFDEQRLVDLVDDTSDLGAELFLLDDGWFGDAHPRDDDDAGLGDWTVDPGKLPNGLTPVAERARERGVRFGLWLEPEMVNPGSSCYEHHPDWVVGQPGRPRREERQQLVLDVLQPEVADFVAGVFDRTLEATPGITYVKWDANRAMTDAGSPMLGADRQSNFWVDHARATWDVMATVATRHPDLTLMLCASGGGRVDVGTMRWFHEVWLSDNTDPLDRVRMQWAASHFLPALAVGAHVTRWGGRPVAFGCAVAMSARFGFDLDTRALTPHEREVCRRAVGVYRRVRPLVQHGDLYRLVSPFEGDADRAALAYLAPDRSAAVVFAYQLTARAGAADAGAALDPSHAGGLDALHVDGLDPDRDYAVTEIDLAAGDTDRGVTTGAALAGSGLAWPLTSATTARIWHLRPPT